In Stomoxys calcitrans chromosome 2, idStoCalc2.1, whole genome shotgun sequence, the following proteins share a genomic window:
- the LOC106086744 gene encoding phytanoyl-CoA dioxygenase domain-containing protein 1: MHSTLLDEINQNGYIVIEDFLTPEEVDELYKAGRALCMDAPQANRKIFDTCKHEDAQSKETYFLESGDKVRYFFEDGAVGEKGELLVDPMVALNKVGHALHTENPVFNKISFCNRVKEICWQLNFNKPAICQSMYIYKNPSIGGEVVAHQDSWYLHTEPGSAIGFWFALEDCTLQNGCLQFIKGSHKSGVHRRYIRNPDKDSNDLMIYDRAAPIYPHSSFTPIHCSKGTCIVIHGDVVHRSEPNRSTKSRHAYTFHVIETENNVKYSEDNWLQPPKDKPFPLLFERKN, encoded by the exons ATTAACCAAAATGGTTACATTGTTATTGAAGATTTCCTAACACCCGAAGAAGTCGATGAACTCTACAAAGCTGGACGTGCCTTATGCATGGATGCTCCTCAGGCAAATCGCAAAATATTCGATACTTGCAAACACGAAGATGCCCAGAGTAAAGAAACCTATTTCCTCGAGTCTGGAGACAAAGTGCGATATTTCTTTGAAGATGGTGCAGTAGGTGAAAAAGGCGAATTGTTGGTGGATCCCATGGTGGCACTGAATAAAGTCGGCCATGCTTTACACACAGAAAATCCTGTCTTTAATAAAATCAGTTTCTGCAATCGTGTTAAGGAGATTTGTTGGCAATTGAATTTCAATAAGCCTGCCATTTGCCAGAGCATGTATATCTATAAGAATCCCAGTATTGGAGGTGAAGTTGTGGCCCACCAAGACTCATGGTATTTACATACAGAACCTGGTTCAGCTATTGGATTTTGGTTTGCCTTGGAAGACTGTACTCTGCAAAATGGTTGTCTGCAATTTATCAAGGGATCTCATAAGAGTGGAGTGCATCGTAGATATATTCGCAATCCCGATAAGGATTCTAATGATTTGATGATCTACGATAGAGCAGCACCAATTTATCCTCATTCAAGTTTCACACCCATACACTGTAGCAAAG GTACCTGCATTGTCATCCATGGCGATGTTGTGCATAGGAGTGAACCAAATCGTTCCACCAAAAGCCGTCATGCCTACACCTTCCATGTTATTGAGACTGAAAATAATGTCAAATACTCTGAAGACAATTGGTTGCAGCCACCAAAAGACAAACCCTTCCCCTTGCTCTTCGAAAGAAAGAACTGA